In the Candidatus Peregrinibacteria bacterium genome, one interval contains:
- a CDS encoding GIY-YIG nuclease family protein has translation MTRYFFEERTYYVYILGSKKRTVLYVGVTNDLERRMFEHKTKVNDGFTKKYGVGKLLYFEEYQYIEDAIYREKQLKKWRRKWKEELIEKENPLWKDLAESWDFSEFLDPGSSPG, from the coding sequence ATGACCAGATATTTTTTTGAAGAGAGAACCTATTACGTCTATATTCTGGGAAGTAAAAAAAGAACAGTTCTCTATGTCGGAGTAACGAATGATCTCGAAAGAAGAATGTTTGAGCACAAGACAAAGGTGAATGACGGATTTACAAAAAAATACGGAGTGGGAAAACTCCTGTATTTTGAAGAATACCAATATATTGAAGATGCGATTTATCGAGAGAAGCAGCTCAAGAAATGGAGAAGAAAATGGAAAGAAGAACTCATAGAAAAAGAAAATCCTCTTTGGAAGGATCTGGCGGAATCGTGGGATTTTTCTGAATTCCTTGACCCCGGATCAAGT